In Ipomoea triloba cultivar NCNSP0323 chromosome 7, ASM357664v1, a single genomic region encodes these proteins:
- the LOC116025653 gene encoding zinc finger protein CONSTANS-LIKE 4-like, producing MGAETWSLTAKLCDSCKRSSATVFCRADTAFLCAACDSKIHAANKLASRHARVLVCEVCEQAPASFTCKADAAALCVTCDRDIHSANPLARRHERLPVVPFYDSPGDAAKSHGSPSVSSGDHYPEAAEEEAEAASWLLPTPNNAKGVDLEGPEYKTADYLFGDMDSYLDLEMIPGGADQKPHLQNPRQHYNSDGVVPVMNKTETTHVPGPVVDGFPTYEIDFTAGSKPPFMYNFATQTISHSVSSSSMDVGVVPDHSAMGDVSNPAFGRSTGTGEGVPNPLSGVDREARVLRYREKRKNRKFEKTIRYASRKAYAETRPRIKGRFAKRADLEVDSLLAADASYGVVPSY from the exons ATGGGGGCTGAGACTTGGAGCTTAACGGCGAAACTGTGCGACTCCTGCAAGAGATCGTCGGCCACCGTGTTCTGCCGCGCCGACACGGCGTTCCTCTGCGCGGCCTGCGACTCCAAGATCCACGCGGCCAACAAGCTGGCGTCGCGCCACGCGCGCGTCCTGGTCTGCGAGGTCTGCGAGCAGGCCCCGGCCAGCTTCACATGCAAGGCCGACGCCGCCGCGCTCTGCGTCACGTGCGACCGCGACATCCACTCCGCCAACCCGCTCGCCCGCCGCCACGAGCGCCTCCCAGTCGTCCCCTTCTACGACTCTCCCGGCGATGCCGCCAAATCCCACGGCTCCCCCTCCGTCTCCTCCGGCGACCACTACCCCGaggcggcggaggaggaggcCGAGGCCGCCTCGTGGCTCCTCCCCACTCCCAACAACGCCAAAGGCGTCGATTTGGAGGGCCCCGAGTACAAAACCGCTGATTACCTGTTCGGCGACATGGACTCTTATCTCGACTTGGAAATGATCCCCGGCGGCGCAGATCAGAAGCCCCACCTCCAAAACCCCCGCCAACACTACAATTCCGACGGCGTCGTCCCGGTGATGAACAAAACCGAGACTACCCACGTTCCCGGCCCTGTAGTCGACGGATTTCCCACCTATGAAATCGACTTCACCGCCGGATCTAAGCCGCCTTTCATGTATAACTTCGCCACTCAAACCATCAGCCATAGC GTATCGTCGTCGTCTATGGACGTGGGAGTTGTGCCGGACCACAGCGCGATGGGGGATGTGTCGAACCCGGCATTTGGCCGGAGCACCGGCACCGGCGAGGGGGTCCCGAACCCGTTGTCGGGAGTGGACCGGGAGGCGAGGGTGCTAAGGTAcagagagaagagaaagaacCGGAAGTTCGAGAAGACGATCCGATACGCCTCGAGAAAGGCGTACGCGGAGACCCGGCCGAGGATCAAGGGGAGGTTCGCGAAGCGCGCCGACTTGGAAGTCGACTCCCTCCTCGCCGCCGACGCGTCGTACGGCGTCGTGCCGTCGTATTAA